A part of Dasypus novemcinctus isolate mDasNov1 chromosome 7, mDasNov1.1.hap2, whole genome shotgun sequence genomic DNA contains:
- the LOC131279079 gene encoding spidroin-2-like, with product MGALALGGRTAGRHGARSPPSGRRDQRFACREAEAEAAGAAPSEGEGGRAPRQPGPGPRGRGQARRGAPPRTCRPVAAARPGLRRWGAGPGQSRRPPAGRGLGFLAPRGPRRRALPPPRPASEEGKRAGGALGAFLGAPWGREPLLPGARLPDSTPPRGHLPAPGTARSPRELSHPGPRRGRQRYPGRLPGGAGTKDQLKAPPGAARSFARLRLSPGQGLTQRCPPVLPSLSSGLCPGLAAVPARTWPLLIPREDLK from the exons ATGG GGGCGCTGGCTCTCGGAGGACGCACCGCAGGACGCCACGGGGCTCGGAGCCCTCCCTCGGGACGCAGGGACCAGAGGTTCGCCTGCcgagaggcagaggcagaggccgCGGGAGCCGCCCCCAGCGAGGGAGAGGGAGGACGGGCCCCCCGACAGCCCGGGCCGGGTCCCCGAGGCCGGGGCCAGGCTCGGCGGGGCGCTCCCCCGCGCACCTGCCGCCCCGTcgccgcggcccggcctggcCTGCGGCGCTGGGGCGCGGGTCCTGGCCAGTCTCGCCGCCCGCCCGCGGGCCGGGGGCTCGGCTTCCTGGCCCCTCGGGGGCCCCGCCGGCGCGCCCTCCCACCACCCCGCCCGGCTTCCGAGGAGGGCAAGAGGGCTGGAGGGGCGCTCGGCGCGTTCCTCGGCGCCCCCTGGGGTCGCGAGCCGCTCCTGCCCGGTGCTCGCCTCCCGGACTCGACCCCGCCGCGCGGTCATCTCCCGGCCCCGGGCACGGCCAGGAGCCCCCGGGAGCTGAGTCACCCAGGCCCACGGCGGGGGCGGCAGCGCTATCccggaaggcttcctggaggagcgGGGACGAAGGACCAGCTTAAGGCTCCCCCAGGCGCAGCTCGGTCTTTCGCCCGGCTCCGCCTTTCTCCTGGTCAAG GTTTGACCCAAAGGTGCCCTCCAGTCCTGCCCTCTCTCTCCTCTGGCCTCTGCCCTGGACTAGCGGCGGTCCCAGCCAGAACCTGGCCGCTGCTTATTCCCAGGGAAGATCTCAAATGA